TGCTTAACTTTGGGCGGAAGCAAAGCCATGTGGTTTCTCCAGGGCGGTGACGGGAAGATCCGTGCCGTTCTCCATATAACTATCCGAGCGTGAAGCGAGCATGAAATCTCCCGGCGGCTGGCTGTGCCTGTTTGGGGCTGTGCCTGTTTGGACGCTGGGCTGAGAGGCCTAGCGTCCTATGCTGGCGTAGGTGAAGCCGTGCGCCCGCACTTCCCCCGGGTTCAAGAGATTGCGCGCGTCCAGGAGAAAATCCCCGCGCATGCGCGCCCTCATCTCCGTAAGGGGCAAGTGCTTGTAGTCCTGCCAGTCGGTGACCACCACCAGCGC
This Deinococcota bacterium DNA region includes the following protein-coding sequences:
- a CDS encoding UDP binding domain-containing protein, which encodes ERGAHVRVHDPISIANTQKLYPDLPVDYCDTPECLAIGCDALVVVTDWQDYKHLPLTEMRARMRGDFLLDARNLLNPGEVRAHGFTYASIGR